The following proteins are encoded in a genomic region of Clostridium kluyveri:
- a CDS encoding NAD(+) synthase, with protein sequence MSSMDFIRIAAACPLTNVADIEFNLNNIKICIDKALTEKSKLVVFPELSMTSYTCADLFEQQLLLEKSTEALKNLCDYSKDKDILIAVGAPLAFNYCLYNCAYIIFDGEILGVVPKSYIPNYEEFYEKRWFTEGLHIIDERVDLYFQKDIPFGVNLIFTCGKFKFAFEICEDLWAVIPPSSYLTLMGANIIGNLSASNEIVSKSFYRRNLVSSQSARCMCSYMYVSSGVFESSTDLVFSGDLCICENGTLLKANERFNRDNEVVTSIVDLGRLNNQRLKNVSFRDNVKKCSQKPVNIEFQFENLDCGEFDRNIDKHPFVPSNEDEREARCREIFNIQTSALAKRVSHTNLKKAVIGISGGLDSTLALLVTVKTFDVLKISRKNIITITMPGFGTTDRTYNNAVSLCKNLGTEFREINIVDACLQHFKDISHDRNIHDVTYENVQARERTQIIMDIANKEGGLAIGTGDLSELALGWCTYNGDHMSMYGVNCSVPKTLVRYLVRYVADREVSKNIGDILIDVLNTPVSPELLPKGKDGEISQKTEDIVGPYELHDFFLYYFVRHNYSHKKILFLAKHAFKDDYDISTIEKWLNMFIRRFFTQQFKRSAIPDGPKVGTVSLSPRGDWRMPSDASFNLWLE encoded by the coding sequence ATGTCATCAATGGATTTTATAAGGATAGCAGCAGCATGCCCCTTAACAAATGTAGCAGATATAGAATTTAATTTAAATAATATAAAGATATGTATAGATAAGGCTTTAACAGAAAAATCAAAACTTGTGGTATTTCCAGAGCTTTCTATGACATCCTATACCTGTGCAGATCTTTTTGAACAGCAATTGCTCCTGGAAAAATCCACAGAGGCTTTAAAAAATCTTTGTGATTATTCCAAGGATAAAGATATACTCATAGCAGTAGGAGCACCTCTTGCATTTAATTATTGTTTATATAATTGTGCATATATAATATTCGATGGTGAAATTTTAGGTGTTGTGCCTAAAAGCTATATTCCAAATTATGAAGAGTTTTATGAAAAAAGATGGTTTACAGAGGGGCTGCATATTATAGATGAAAGGGTGGATTTATATTTTCAAAAGGATATACCTTTTGGAGTGAATTTAATATTTACCTGTGGAAAGTTTAAATTTGCTTTTGAAATATGTGAGGACTTATGGGCTGTAATACCACCAAGCAGTTATTTAACTCTTATGGGTGCAAATATCATAGGAAATCTTTCTGCATCCAATGAAATCGTAAGCAAGTCTTTTTACAGGAGAAATCTGGTATCTTCCCAAAGTGCAAGATGTATGTGTTCCTATATGTATGTTTCGTCTGGAGTATTTGAGTCTTCTACAGATTTGGTATTTAGCGGAGACTTGTGCATTTGTGAAAACGGTACATTGTTAAAAGCCAATGAAAGATTTAATAGGGACAATGAAGTTGTTACTTCAATTGTAGATTTGGGTAGATTGAATAATCAAAGGTTGAAAAATGTGAGCTTTAGAGATAATGTAAAGAAATGTTCACAAAAGCCTGTAAATATAGAATTTCAATTTGAAAATTTAGATTGTGGAGAGTTTGATAGAAATATTGACAAACATCCTTTTGTACCCTCAAATGAAGATGAGAGAGAAGCAAGATGCAGAGAAATATTTAATATACAGACTTCAGCCCTTGCAAAAAGAGTGAGTCATACTAATTTAAAAAAGGCAGTTATAGGTATATCTGGAGGGCTTGATTCTACATTAGCACTGCTGGTTACAGTGAAAACTTTTGACGTTCTTAAAATTTCAAGGAAAAATATAATAACTATAACTATGCCGGGATTTGGAACTACAGACAGGACTTATAACAATGCGGTGAGCTTGTGTAAAAATTTAGGTACGGAATTTAGAGAAATAAACATAGTAGATGCTTGTCTTCAACATTTTAAGGATATTTCTCATGACAGAAATATACATGATGTAACCTATGAAAATGTTCAGGCAAGGGAAAGAACTCAAATTATAATGGATATAGCAAATAAAGAAGGGGGCCTTGCAATTGGTACAGGAGATCTGTCGGAACTTGCCCTTGGATGGTGTACTTATAATGGAGATCATATGTCCATGTATGGAGTAAATTGTTCTGTTCCTAAAACTCTTGTGAGATATTTAGTTAGATATGTTGCAGATAGGGAGGTTTCAAAAAATATAGGTGATATTTTAATAGATGTATTAAATACTCCTGTAAGTCCAGAACTTCTTCCTAAAGGAAAAGATGGTGAGATATCTCAAAAAACTGAAGATATAGTAGGACCTTATGAACTTCATGATTTCTTTTTATATTATTTTGTAAGACATAATTATTCCCACAAAAAGATATTATTTTTAGCAAAACATGCATTTAAAGATGACTATGATATTAGCACTATTGAGAAATGGCTTAATATGTTTATAAGGAGATTCTTTACTCAGCAGTTTAAGCGTTCTGCAATTCCAGATGGTCCTAAGGTGGGTACTGTAAGTTTATCTCCAAGAGGTGACTGGAGAATGCCTTCAGATGCCAGTTTTAATTTATGGCTTGAATAA
- a CDS encoding NfeD family protein: MYNSIILWVIIGIVALSVDIITSSFLFVWFTVGAIGAIIAEILNYPFITQLMVFLVISVVLIVICYPIVKKNIKKYVKPTPLREETYVGKEIVVDEEMVKNNALRIDGVYWNIKNQGDALKKGDMVKVTALEGNRLIIKKI, translated from the coding sequence ATGTATAATAGTATTATTTTATGGGTTATAATTGGAATAGTGGCCCTATCAGTAGACATAATAACAAGCAGCTTTCTATTTGTATGGTTTACGGTGGGAGCCATTGGAGCAATTATAGCTGAAATATTGAATTACCCCTTTATAACTCAGCTTATGGTATTTCTAGTAATTAGCGTAGTACTTATAGTTATTTGTTATCCAATAGTAAAGAAAAATATTAAAAAATATGTAAAACCTACTCCTCTCAGAGAAGAAACCTATGTGGGAAAGGAAATTGTTGTAGATGAAGAGATGGTTAAAAATAATGCTTTAAGGATTGATGGAGTTTACTGGAATATAAAAAATCAGGGAGATGCCTTAAAAAAGGGTGACATGGTGAAAGTAACTGCATTGGAGGGAAATAGATTAATTATAAAGAAAATATAA
- a CDS encoding SPFH domain-containing protein, with translation MGTIVILIIVIIILAAVVSSIKIVNTGYVTIIERLGQFHRTLEPGWHFIIPFIDFVRRKVSTKQQILDIEPQSVITKDNVKISIDNVIFYRVLSPKDAIYNIEDYRAGIVFSTITNMRNIVGNMTLDEVLSGRDQINGELLRVVDDITDAYGIKILSVEIKNIMPPAEIQQAMEKQMRAERDKRAVILQAEGQKQSDIARAEGEKQAKILQAEAEKEANIRRAEGLRQSQMLEAEGKAMAIKSVAEAEAEAINLVNRSIIDSGTDEKVIALKQIEALKEMAKNPANKLILPNEAISSLGNMAAIADMLQVNKVK, from the coding sequence ATGGGTACAATTGTAATTTTAATTATAGTTATAATTATTTTAGCAGCGGTGGTATCTTCTATTAAGATTGTAAATACTGGGTATGTTACAATTATAGAGAGACTGGGTCAATTTCACAGGACACTTGAACCAGGATGGCATTTCATAATTCCTTTCATTGATTTCGTAAGGAGAAAGGTTTCAACTAAGCAGCAGATACTTGATATTGAACCCCAAAGTGTTATAACCAAGGACAATGTAAAGATATCTATAGACAATGTTATTTTTTATAGAGTGTTAAGTCCAAAGGATGCTATATACAATATAGAAGATTATAGAGCAGGTATAGTTTTTTCAACTATTACCAACATGAGAAATATTGTAGGTAATATGACTTTAGATGAGGTGCTTTCAGGAAGAGATCAAATAAACGGAGAACTTTTAAGGGTGGTAGATGATATAACAGATGCCTATGGAATAAAAATATTGTCTGTAGAAATTAAAAATATTATGCCTCCTGCTGAAATACAACAGGCCATGGAAAAACAGATGAGGGCCGAAAGAGATAAAAGAGCTGTAATACTTCAAGCAGAAGGACAAAAACAAAGTGACATAGCAAGAGCAGAGGGAGAAAAACAGGCTAAAATACTTCAAGCGGAAGCCGAAAAGGAAGCAAATATTAGAAGGGCAGAAGGACTTAGACAATCTCAAATGTTAGAAGCAGAAGGTAAGGCAATGGCAATAAAATCTGTTGCAGAAGCAGAAGCAGAGGCTATTAATTTGGTAAATAGATCCATAATAGATTCTGGTACGGATGAAAAGGTAATAGCTTTAAAACAAATAGAGGCATTAAAAGAAATGGCTAAAAATCCAGCAAATAAGCTTATACTTCCAAATGAGGCCATATCATCTCTTGGAAATATGGCAGCAATAGCTGATATGCTGCAGGTAAATAAAGTTAAATAA